In Paenibacillus ihbetae, the following are encoded in one genomic region:
- a CDS encoding NAD(P)/FAD-dependent oxidoreductase, protein MILTGGTTPWTFLHNEPVAIYPRLEHKVHCDVLVIGGGISGAAMAYVLTKQGANTVLLEKERVCSGSTSANAGLLQFANDRMLSELIQQFNEQQGKAFYRMCKDAVKRLSVIAGELSIDSSFTERNSLYYASKPEDAGKLRHEYDVLKRCGFDVEYWDRERIRAAFPFAKEAALYTRGDAEVNPYLLGHGMLKDASLQGLRVYEDSEVLHCIDAGSSVTAYTQLGAVTAKKAVWAGGYAMQDWKRDRQVVLTNTYAIMTEPVSDLSSWYERALLWESGKPYLYFRTTQDHRIMAGGLDEPPPSSGKPDQFIAERGGRLLKEIGRLFPELAEVKMACAWAGIFASTKDGLPLIGPHPKYPNSYFMEVYGGNGTVFSMIAAELLAEAIAGREPEELAWLSLTRPVEVQETN, encoded by the coding sequence ATGATATTGACCGGCGGCACCACTCCCTGGACTTTTTTACACAACGAGCCCGTTGCGATATACCCCCGTTTAGAACATAAGGTCCATTGCGATGTTCTGGTGATCGGCGGGGGAATCAGCGGAGCGGCCATGGCCTATGTTCTGACGAAGCAGGGGGCGAACACCGTGTTATTGGAAAAAGAACGCGTGTGCAGCGGCAGCACCTCGGCTAATGCGGGACTTCTCCAATTCGCCAACGACCGGATGCTCTCCGAGCTGATCCAGCAGTTTAACGAACAGCAGGGCAAGGCCTTTTACCGGATGTGCAAAGATGCGGTGAAACGGTTATCCGTGATTGCCGGAGAGCTCTCCATCGATTCATCCTTCACGGAAAGAAACAGCCTCTATTATGCGAGCAAGCCCGAGGATGCCGGCAAGCTTCGACATGAGTATGATGTTCTGAAGCGCTGCGGGTTCGATGTGGAGTATTGGGATCGAGAGCGCATCAGGGCCGCCTTTCCTTTCGCAAAAGAAGCGGCGCTATACACCCGCGGAGACGCCGAGGTTAATCCTTACCTTCTCGGTCACGGCATGCTGAAAGACGCAAGCCTTCAGGGACTCCGGGTTTATGAGGACAGCGAAGTCCTCCATTGCATAGATGCCGGCAGCAGCGTCACCGCATATACGCAGCTGGGGGCGGTGACGGCCAAGAAAGCGGTATGGGCGGGAGGCTATGCCATGCAGGATTGGAAGCGGGACCGTCAGGTCGTGCTGACCAATACGTATGCGATCATGACCGAGCCGGTATCCGATCTATCCTCGTGGTACGAGCGGGCGTTGCTGTGGGAGTCCGGCAAGCCCTATCTCTATTTCAGAACGACGCAGGATCACCGGATCATGGCCGGCGGACTTGACGAGCCTCCCCCTTCTTCCGGCAAGCCCGATCAATTCATCGCGGAACGCGGCGGCAGGCTGCTGAAGGAAATCGGCCGCTTGTTTCCCGAGCTGGCCGAGGTAAAAATGGCTTGCGCCTGGGCCGGGATCTTCGCGTCTACGAAGGATGGCCTGCCGCTCATCGGGCCTCACCCCAAATATCCGAACAGCTATTTCATGGAAGTATACGGCGGCAACGGTACCGTGTTCAGCATGATTGCGGCGGAGCTGCTGGCCGAAGCCATTGCCGGCCGCGAGCCCGAAGAGCTGGCTTGGTTGTCCTTGACCCGTCCGGTCGAGGTACAGGAGACGAATTAA
- a CDS encoding MFS transporter — translation MKWTKDPQAILLLSVHGLFILSSALSGTFLNVYLWKSRQDYTMLGWFTIAQQVALGLTFWAAGKWVKEHNKMNALRLGIAVSGIFYLCVLWAGGHAVDYIWPLGLLFGVSLGLFWLAFNVVYFEVSSAENRDWFNGWIGLLGSITGIIGPWLAGWIITIMHGESGYRFIFTVSMIIYGVTVVLSFFLHKRPVQGSYHWLEAYHRLKEGGVWKYAVWGLAVQGMREGVFSFLITLLVFVATDREAKLGQFALITSAVSLVSYWICGKWFKPKYRKTGMLIGAACMLLVIVPLLLDVNYTTLLVLGIGTSLFIPLYMLPSVSVSFDLMGLNRENVEKRVELVVLRELSLTLGRIAGLLVFIMVLSIRQDTLTITLLLLFLGASPIGSWIFMRKLFAGDKQATYTGKAD, via the coding sequence ATGAAATGGACAAAGGACCCCCAGGCTATCCTACTGCTTTCCGTTCATGGCCTCTTCATTCTATCGAGCGCGCTGTCAGGCACATTCCTGAACGTGTACCTGTGGAAGAGCCGGCAGGATTATACGATGCTTGGCTGGTTTACGATCGCCCAGCAAGTCGCTTTGGGGCTAACCTTCTGGGCTGCCGGGAAATGGGTGAAGGAGCACAACAAGATGAATGCGCTCCGCCTCGGAATTGCCGTTTCCGGGATTTTTTATTTATGCGTGCTGTGGGCAGGAGGGCATGCCGTTGACTACATTTGGCCCCTCGGCCTGCTGTTCGGCGTATCGCTGGGATTATTTTGGCTGGCCTTTAACGTTGTCTATTTCGAAGTGTCAAGCGCGGAGAACCGGGACTGGTTCAATGGCTGGATCGGGCTGCTCGGCTCCATTACCGGCATTATCGGGCCGTGGTTAGCGGGCTGGATCATCACGATCATGCACGGAGAGTCCGGCTACAGGTTTATTTTCACGGTCTCGATGATCATTTACGGCGTTACGGTCGTGCTCAGTTTTTTCCTGCACAAGCGTCCGGTCCAGGGCAGCTACCATTGGCTCGAAGCCTATCACCGTTTAAAGGAGGGCGGAGTGTGGAAATATGCCGTCTGGGGGCTTGCCGTGCAGGGGATGCGGGAAGGGGTATTTTCCTTTCTCATCACGCTGCTCGTATTTGTCGCTACCGACCGCGAGGCCAAGCTCGGCCAATTCGCGCTAATCACCTCAGCCGTCTCGCTCGTGAGCTACTGGATATGCGGAAAATGGTTCAAGCCGAAGTATCGCAAAACGGGCATGCTCATTGGCGCTGCGTGTATGCTGCTTGTCATCGTGCCTCTGCTGCTGGATGTCAATTACACGACCCTGTTAGTGCTTGGTATCGGCACCTCGCTGTTTATTCCGCTGTACATGCTGCCGTCCGTATCGGTGAGCTTCGACCTGATGGGACTGAACCGGGAAAACGTGGAGAAACGGGTGGAGCTTGTCGTGCTTCGGGAGCTCAGCCTGACATTAGGGAGAATCGCAGGACTTCTGGTGTTTATCATGGTGTTGTCCATACGGCAGGATACGTTAACGATCACCTTGCTGCTTTTGTTTTTGGGCGCTTCGCCGATCGGCTCCTGGATCTTTATGCGGAAGCTGTTTGCCGGGGATAAACAAGCGACCTATACCGGTAAAGCAGATTGA
- a CDS encoding cytochrome C oxidase subunit II yields the protein MKKAIALLISSMLLLVLAACGGNQNGSAGDSGITDTGVAPEAELVIKGTNFKFDQEEYRLKKGVPVKITYENEEGNHGVMIPALGLQLDRKNSSTVITPDEAGEFEISCSIMCGSGHSAMISKLIVEE from the coding sequence GTGAAAAAAGCGATTGCACTGCTTATATCTTCTATGCTTCTGCTTGTACTGGCTGCATGCGGCGGAAATCAGAATGGATCCGCAGGAGATTCGGGCATTACCGATACAGGCGTAGCGCCGGAAGCTGAACTCGTGATCAAGGGAACGAACTTCAAGTTCGACCAAGAGGAATACCGTCTGAAGAAAGGGGTTCCCGTCAAAATTACGTACGAGAACGAGGAAGGCAATCACGGGGTTATGATCCCGGCTCTGGGCCTGCAGCTTGACCGCAAAAACAGTTCCACGGTCATCACGCCGGATGAAGCGGGCGAATTCGAAATATCCTGCTCCATTATGTGCGGGAGCGGCCATAGCGCGATGATCTCCAAGCTGATTGTTGAAGAATAA
- a CDS encoding phage holin family protein, which produces MQFLGHVVRFIVAALVLMVVGWIVPQFTVGGFGSALLLALVIALFGWAIEGIFGKKVTPFGRGIVGFLVSALVIYLAQFIVGGVSVSVLGALIAALVIGIIDLFIPISTPFEAGKNRRKNS; this is translated from the coding sequence ATGCAATTCCTCGGGCACGTCGTTCGATTTATCGTTGCCGCGCTTGTACTTATGGTCGTGGGATGGATTGTTCCTCAATTCACCGTCGGCGGATTCGGAAGTGCGCTCTTGCTTGCACTGGTTATCGCTCTGTTTGGCTGGGCGATTGAGGGGATCTTCGGCAAAAAGGTCACCCCGTTTGGACGCGGGATTGTAGGCTTTCTCGTGAGCGCACTTGTCATTTACCTTGCCCAATTTATTGTCGGAGGCGTCAGCGTGTCCGTATTGGGCGCTCTAATTGCCGCTCTGGTTATCGGGATTATCGATTTGTTCATCCCGATCTCCACACCGTTTGAAGCCGGCAAGAATCGCCGCAAGAATTCGTAA
- a CDS encoding aminotransferase class I/II-fold pyridoxal phosphate-dependent enzyme — MIVNEQQLAEQNRKSMSSYLAPSVRNIQPSGIRKFFDLVSGNKDIITLGVGEPDFVTPWHVREACVYSLERGFTGYTSNAGMPELREAIAEYLNDSFHVAYDPADEMIVTVGGSEAIDLALRALIVPGDEILIPEPCYISYSPITSLGGGVPVGIETKAENQFKLTAESLEAKITPKSKILILCYPSNPTGAIMTYEDWLPIAEVVEKHDLIVISDEIYAELTYEGKHVSFAQVPGMKDRTILVSGFSKAFAMTGWRMGYVCAHSDLIAAMLKIHQYTVMCAPAMGQVAALEALRNGMGEKDRMVESYNQRRRLIVKGLCDVGLDCHEPQGAFYAFPSIKRTGMTSEDFAQRLLTEAKVAAVPGTAFGSGGEGFIRCSYATSISQLNEALERIGKFMEKLI; from the coding sequence ATGATTGTGAACGAACAGCAGCTTGCAGAACAAAACAGGAAATCGATGAGCTCCTATCTGGCGCCGAGTGTTAGAAATATTCAGCCTTCGGGAATCCGGAAGTTTTTCGATCTGGTCAGCGGCAACAAGGACATCATCACCCTCGGAGTCGGCGAGCCGGATTTTGTAACTCCGTGGCATGTCCGCGAAGCTTGCGTTTATTCCCTTGAGCGCGGTTTTACCGGCTACACGTCCAATGCGGGCATGCCGGAGCTGCGCGAAGCGATTGCGGAATACTTGAATGACAGCTTCCACGTCGCTTACGACCCTGCGGATGAAATGATTGTGACCGTCGGCGGAAGCGAAGCGATCGATCTGGCGCTGAGGGCCTTGATCGTTCCCGGCGACGAAATTCTAATACCTGAACCGTGTTATATTTCTTATTCTCCGATCACCTCGCTGGGCGGCGGGGTGCCGGTTGGCATTGAGACGAAGGCCGAGAATCAGTTCAAGCTGACGGCAGAGTCACTTGAGGCCAAGATTACGCCGAAGTCGAAAATTCTGATTCTGTGTTATCCAAGCAATCCGACAGGGGCTATTATGACCTATGAGGATTGGCTCCCGATCGCGGAAGTGGTCGAGAAGCATGATCTGATCGTCATCTCCGATGAAATCTATGCCGAGCTGACGTATGAAGGCAAGCATGTCAGCTTTGCCCAGGTTCCGGGCATGAAAGACCGCACGATTCTCGTCAGCGGCTTTTCAAAGGCATTTGCGATGACAGGCTGGCGTATGGGATATGTGTGCGCGCATTCCGATCTGATTGCCGCCATGCTGAAGATCCATCAGTACACCGTCATGTGCGCGCCTGCGATGGGGCAGGTAGCCGCGCTGGAAGCCCTCCGCAACGGCATGGGCGAGAAGGATCGGATGGTGGAGTCGTATAATCAGCGGCGCAGGCTCATCGTCAAGGGCTTGTGCGATGTCGGGCTGGATTGCCATGAACCTCAAGGGGCCTTCTACGCCTTCCCAAGCATTAAGCGGACGGGAATGACGTCGGAGGATTTCGCACAGCGACTCCTGACAGAAGCCAAGGTCGCTGCCGTTCCAGGCACGGCTTTCGGATCGGGCGGGGAAGGCTTTATACGCTGCTCCTATGCAACATCCATATCCCAGCTGAACGAAGCGTTGGAGCGAATAGGAAAGTTTATGGAAAAATTGATATAA
- a CDS encoding DUF350 domain-containing protein, translated as MMEAIDHLLTHPLGVLVGYFSVAILALIVYLYCFELVTKYNCWDEIRKGNVAAAMATGGKVFGICNVMRYSITANTSIYGMIKWSFLGFILLLAAYLLLEFLTPVFSVDEEIGKDNRAVGLIVLLITVSLSYIIGASIT; from the coding sequence ATGATGGAAGCGATTGATCATTTGCTGACCCACCCACTGGGTGTGCTTGTCGGGTATTTTTCGGTGGCTATCTTGGCGCTGATCGTGTACCTGTATTGCTTTGAGCTCGTGACCAAGTACAACTGCTGGGATGAAATACGCAAGGGGAATGTGGCCGCAGCCATGGCAACGGGGGGCAAGGTATTCGGTATATGCAATGTTATGCGCTACAGCATTACGGCCAACACCTCCATTTACGGCATGATTAAATGGTCGTTCTTAGGGTTTATACTGCTGTTGGCGGCGTATTTGCTGTTGGAGTTTCTTACACCGGTATTCTCCGTTGATGAAGAAATCGGCAAGGATAACCGCGCCGTCGGCTTGATTGTATTGCTGATCACCGTATCTTTATCTTACATTATCGGCGCCAGTATTACGTAG
- a CDS encoding aspartyl-phosphate phosphatase Spo0E family protein, producing the protein MFCDYELSNYRGDYTAEDNDHGKWSMKSAKSTPQEITLEDEIHMLRRKMEQIFLEEQSFTSEIVIEISSLLDLKINEYMKANPKKKL; encoded by the coding sequence GTGTTTTGTGATTATGAATTGTCAAATTACCGTGGTGATTACACGGCTGAAGACAATGATCACGGTAAATGGTCAATGAAATCAGCGAAATCCACTCCTCAGGAAATCACCTTGGAAGACGAAATTCACATGCTTCGCCGGAAGATGGAGCAGATCTTTCTTGAAGAACAGTCCTTCACTTCGGAGATCGTGATCGAAATCAGCAGCCTGCTGGATTTGAAGATTAACGAGTATATGAAAGCCAACCCGAAAAAGAAATTATAA
- a CDS encoding endonuclease MutS2, with translation MNDKILQTLEYRKILNTLSHFTQTSMGAERTEQLRPVTELEDVKHLLAATDQAYTVDRLKGSPSFSGVTDISDALKRARIGGTLNPHELLATANTILGSRRIKRFIAGIHEDEPVDILFHLSDLISEQKPLEDAIRSCIDDSAEVLDTASAELAQIRRELRNGEVRIREKLESMIRSQSVAKMLQDQLITIRGDRFVIPVKAEYRSYFGGIVHDQSGSGATLFIEPESIVAMNNKLRETRIREEREIEVILQKLTAQVGEQADVLAIDVDLVGQLDFIFAKARLAHVMKASLPRMNDRGYIKLRKGRHPLIPMEQVVPLDVELGNSYTSIIVTGPNTGGKTVTLKTIGLLNLMAMSGLFIPAEEGSQMCVFDAIYADIGDEQSIEQSLSTFSSHMTNIIRILTQMTPKSLVLLDEVGAGTDPAEGSALAIAILEHIHSMGCRMIATTHYSELKAYAYERKGIINASMEFDINTLSPTYRLLVGVPGRSNAFAIAERLGLPSSILEFARGEVKEEDQRVEHMIASLEENRHTAEIEREKAEHVRKEMEELRARHREELQRLEDQRDKLVDKARAEAKQIVDKARSEAEQIISDLRKLAQEEGASVKEHKLIAARKRLEEAEPQQGKRPGTQRQSKQQRSIEAGDEVRVYSLNQKGHVVELAGSKEAIVQLGIMKMKVGLDDLELLSNPAANAKQVQKQHATVLKRTRDANIRNELDLRGANLEEALIEVDRFIDEAFLGNLGQIYIIHGKGTGILRTGIQEYLRKHKHVKSYRLGNYGEGGTGVTIAELK, from the coding sequence TTGAACGACAAGATTTTGCAAACGTTGGAATATCGAAAAATTTTAAATACATTGTCCCACTTTACCCAGACCTCGATGGGAGCCGAGAGAACGGAGCAGCTTCGGCCCGTAACGGAGCTTGAGGACGTGAAGCATCTGCTCGCGGCGACCGACCAGGCCTACACCGTCGATCGGCTGAAGGGATCGCCTTCCTTCAGCGGCGTTACGGATATTAGTGACGCATTGAAGCGGGCGCGGATCGGAGGGACGCTGAATCCGCATGAGCTGCTGGCTACGGCGAACACCATCTTAGGCTCGCGGCGCATTAAGCGTTTCATCGCAGGCATCCATGAGGATGAGCCGGTCGACATCCTGTTTCATTTGAGCGATCTGATCTCGGAGCAGAAGCCGCTGGAGGATGCGATCCGGTCATGCATCGATGATTCGGCCGAAGTGCTGGATACGGCAAGCGCGGAGCTGGCCCAGATCCGGCGCGAGCTGCGAAACGGCGAGGTGCGGATCCGGGAGAAGCTGGAATCGATGATCCGTTCCCAATCGGTGGCGAAGATGCTACAGGATCAGCTGATTACGATCCGCGGCGACCGTTTTGTCATTCCGGTCAAGGCGGAGTACCGTTCGTACTTTGGCGGCATTGTCCACGATCAATCCGGCTCCGGCGCGACCCTGTTTATCGAGCCGGAATCCATTGTGGCCATGAACAACAAGCTTCGGGAAACCCGGATTCGGGAAGAACGGGAAATTGAAGTCATCCTGCAAAAATTGACAGCGCAAGTCGGCGAGCAGGCCGATGTGCTGGCGATTGACGTCGATCTGGTCGGCCAGCTGGACTTTATTTTTGCCAAAGCCCGCTTGGCGCATGTCATGAAGGCTTCGCTGCCGCGAATGAACGACCGGGGATATATCAAGCTGCGGAAAGGCCGCCATCCGCTAATTCCGATGGAGCAGGTCGTGCCGCTTGATGTCGAGCTGGGCAATTCGTATACTTCGATTATCGTGACCGGTCCTAACACCGGGGGGAAGACCGTTACGCTGAAAACGATCGGGCTTCTCAATCTGATGGCGATGTCCGGTTTGTTCATACCGGCGGAGGAAGGCAGCCAAATGTGCGTATTCGATGCGATCTATGCCGATATCGGGGATGAGCAGAGCATTGAGCAGAGCCTGAGTACTTTCTCCAGCCATATGACCAATATCATTCGCATTTTGACCCAAATGACGCCGAAAAGCCTTGTACTGCTGGACGAGGTAGGTGCAGGCACGGATCCGGCGGAGGGCTCCGCCCTGGCGATCGCGATCCTCGAGCATATCCATTCCATGGGCTGCCGCATGATCGCAACGACCCATTATTCCGAGCTTAAAGCCTACGCTTACGAGCGGAAGGGCATTATTAACGCGAGCATGGAATTCGACATTAACACGCTGAGCCCAACCTACAGGCTCCTCGTCGGCGTGCCGGGACGAAGCAACGCTTTTGCGATCGCGGAGCGGCTCGGACTGCCAAGCTCCATTCTGGAATTTGCCCGGGGTGAAGTGAAGGAAGAGGACCAGCGGGTCGAGCACATGATTGCCTCCCTTGAGGAGAATCGTCATACCGCCGAGATAGAGCGCGAGAAGGCGGAGCATGTCCGGAAGGAAATGGAAGAGCTTCGCGCCCGACATCGCGAGGAGCTCCAGCGATTGGAGGACCAGCGGGATAAGCTGGTGGATAAAGCGCGCGCGGAAGCGAAGCAGATTGTCGATAAAGCTCGTTCCGAGGCGGAACAGATCATATCGGATCTGCGGAAGCTGGCACAGGAGGAAGGGGCTTCGGTGAAGGAGCATAAGCTGATCGCAGCCAGAAAGCGGCTGGAGGAAGCCGAGCCCCAGCAGGGCAAAAGGCCGGGAACACAGCGCCAGAGCAAGCAGCAGCGCAGTATCGAAGCGGGCGACGAGGTCCGCGTGTACAGCCTGAACCAGAAGGGGCATGTCGTAGAGCTCGCAGGTTCGAAGGAAGCGATCGTGCAGCTTGGCATCATGAAGATGAAGGTCGGGCTCGACGATTTGGAACTGCTGTCCAATCCGGCTGCCAACGCCAAACAGGTGCAGAAGCAGCATGCGACGGTGCTCAAGCGAACGCGTGATGCGAATATCCGCAATGAGCTTGATCTTCGCGGCGCAAATTTGGAGGAAGCGTTAATCGAGGTGGATCGCTTTATCGACGAGGCGTTCCTCGGCAATCTGGGCCAGATTTACATCATTCATGGCAAAGGTACGGGGATATTGCGAACAGGCATTCAGGAATATTTGCGCAAGCATAAGCATGTCAAAAGCTACCGCCTCGGCAACTACGGTGAAGGCGGAACGGGCGTCACGATTGCCGAGCTGAAATAA
- a CDS encoding Lrp/AsnC family transcriptional regulator codes for MEELSELKLKVLDLLKEDARRSPALLSTLLGVDEEEVKTSIAELERDHVIVKYATVVNWGKVEDEKVTALIEVQITPERGRGFEGIAERIYLFPQVKSVYLMSGAYDLLVEVEGANLREVANFVSEKLSPIDSVLSTKTNFILKKYKQDGIIFEEREEDNRLLISP; via the coding sequence ATGGAAGAGCTAAGCGAATTGAAACTGAAGGTGCTTGACCTGCTGAAAGAGGACGCGAGAAGATCGCCGGCTTTGCTCTCTACCCTTCTCGGTGTCGATGAGGAAGAGGTAAAGACCTCCATTGCAGAGCTTGAGCGGGATCATGTGATCGTGAAATATGCGACAGTTGTCAATTGGGGCAAGGTTGAGGACGAGAAGGTCACGGCGCTGATCGAAGTACAGATTACGCCGGAACGCGGAAGAGGCTTCGAAGGCATTGCGGAGCGGATTTATCTGTTCCCTCAGGTGAAGTCGGTCTATCTCATGTCCGGCGCGTATGATCTGTTGGTCGAAGTGGAAGGCGCCAATTTGCGCGAAGTGGCCAATTTTGTGTCCGAGAAGCTGTCACCGATCGATTCGGTACTGTCGACCAAGACCAATTTTATTTTGAAAAAATATAAACAAGACGGGATTATCTTTGAAGAACGTGAAGAAGACAATCGTCTCCTGATCTCGCCGTAA
- a CDS encoding spore coat protein has translation MASIGNASFLPEQDLLSTILGELKRTAREYTTATTESSCPAVRHMFESLTADTLKLQGELYALMKQQNMYSAGSYALKVDVDKQHKQAQQSVQKARDIISQKSAAMGPFAHQPNVASHGANVPPLS, from the coding sequence ATGGCATCCATAGGCAATGCTTCATTCTTACCGGAGCAGGATTTGCTCAGCACGATTTTGGGCGAGCTGAAGCGAACGGCTCGCGAATACACGACGGCCACAACGGAGTCATCTTGCCCCGCCGTCCGGCATATGTTCGAGAGCCTGACGGCGGATACGTTGAAGCTGCAGGGAGAGTTATACGCCCTGATGAAGCAGCAAAACATGTATTCCGCGGGATCGTATGCGCTGAAGGTCGATGTGGACAAGCAGCATAAGCAGGCACAGCAGTCCGTTCAAAAAGCGCGGGACATCATCAGCCAAAAAAGCGCCGCGATGGGGCCGTTCGCACACCAGCCGAACGTCGCTTCCCATGGGGCAAATGTTCCGCCGCTATCCTAA
- a CDS encoding cell division protein ZapA, translating into MTTPDRKSVTVDIYGTSYKLVGSSSDYTKQVASYVDERMRTISKAHNRLDTPRIAVLAAVHMAEEALQMQHYQNEAKQLNTERNELRSELARVQGLQIEQQERHRQQSELMERKLAEQTALAEEYRSAKETLAAESERTKELLQKESARVSELQRDKEQLEEQLKKQREELERRHQQALEEMKRRHESQQQQLNGSHKQALEKLEQQYQASAKEEAEKHAQHAKKQEESFKQQALQKDRQHAAAVQELEKQLSDQRSRGSQLQSRLAAAEKELGALKGESQKLKEDLLQARQQGKNAEQELQKLRSQLQQLTEERDSLKAESAKSEEERRRLQKLVVDANQASRKHQEELQRLSQELQSWRTLADQRKVETGELEMRIVELMEGNESLEEGLRGLHDEIGVLKDEAERANADRKAARQELLELQHRYDELEKLGKEAETREEETHKLYAMLEEEYDTLSGQLEELRRKADASEEHSQELAKRLREAEERAAHWQEQCEQWMAERDQLAEETERLHAERDEWKKSRDALEEELTSWQREIASAKEACERMESEKKDAEAQYAELGEQYEVIMHQYRLLQAEQELKAEQTAQLEEEHKKLKEEYAKLQVEYNEWIELIEQDQR; encoded by the coding sequence GTGACAACACCGGATCGTAAAAGCGTCACCGTAGACATCTACGGGACTTCCTATAAACTTGTCGGCAGCAGCAGCGACTATACGAAACAGGTCGCGAGCTATGTGGACGAACGGATGCGCACGATATCCAAGGCGCACAACCGGCTGGATACCCCGCGCATTGCCGTCCTTGCTGCCGTACATATGGCTGAAGAAGCGCTGCAAATGCAGCATTATCAGAATGAGGCCAAGCAGCTTAATACGGAGCGTAACGAGCTGCGCTCCGAGCTGGCGCGTGTTCAGGGGCTGCAGATTGAGCAGCAGGAAAGGCATCGTCAGCAGAGCGAGCTGATGGAGCGGAAGCTGGCCGAGCAGACCGCGCTGGCCGAGGAATACCGGAGCGCGAAAGAGACCCTGGCGGCGGAATCCGAGCGGACCAAGGAGCTGCTGCAGAAGGAGTCTGCGCGTGTGTCTGAGCTGCAGCGGGATAAGGAGCAGCTGGAAGAGCAGCTGAAGAAGCAGCGAGAAGAGCTGGAGCGGCGGCACCAGCAGGCGCTGGAGGAAATGAAGCGGCGTCATGAAAGCCAGCAGCAGCAATTGAACGGAAGCCATAAGCAGGCGCTGGAGAAGCTCGAGCAGCAGTATCAGGCATCCGCCAAAGAGGAAGCCGAGAAGCATGCCCAGCATGCCAAGAAGCAGGAGGAATCCTTCAAGCAGCAGGCGCTTCAGAAAGACCGGCAGCATGCGGCCGCCGTACAGGAGCTGGAGAAGCAGCTGTCGGATCAGCGAAGCCGGGGAAGTCAGCTGCAGTCGCGCCTGGCAGCCGCCGAGAAGGAGCTGGGCGCACTCAAGGGCGAGTCCCAGAAGCTGAAGGAGGATTTGCTTCAGGCCAGACAGCAGGGCAAGAACGCCGAGCAGGAGCTGCAGAAGCTTCGGAGCCAATTGCAGCAGCTGACCGAGGAGCGGGACAGCCTGAAAGCCGAATCCGCCAAGTCGGAAGAGGAACGGCGCCGCCTTCAGAAGCTCGTCGTGGATGCGAATCAGGCTTCGAGGAAGCATCAGGAGGAGCTGCAGCGCTTGAGCCAGGAGCTTCAGTCGTGGCGCACGCTGGCCGATCAGCGTAAAGTGGAGACCGGCGAGCTTGAGATGCGGATTGTCGAGCTGATGGAAGGCAACGAAAGCCTGGAGGAAGGCTTGAGAGGCCTCCATGATGAAATCGGCGTACTGAAGGATGAAGCCGAACGCGCGAATGCCGACCGGAAAGCGGCCCGGCAGGAATTGCTCGAGCTGCAGCACCGGTATGACGAGCTTGAGAAGCTGGGCAAGGAAGCGGAGACCCGCGAGGAAGAAACGCATAAGCTCTACGCGATGCTGGAGGAAGAATACGATACCCTTTCCGGCCAGCTGGAAGAGCTTCGCCGTAAAGCTGATGCAAGCGAGGAGCACAGTCAAGAGCTGGCGAAGCGGTTAAGAGAGGCAGAGGAACGAGCGGCTCACTGGCAGGAGCAATGCGAGCAATGGATGGCGGAGCGGGATCAGCTCGCGGAAGAGACGGAGCGGCTTCATGCCGAACGCGACGAATGGAAGAAGTCCCGGGACGCGCTGGAAGAGGAGCTGACTTCTTGGCAGCGTGAAATCGCGTCCGCGAAGGAAGCCTGCGAACGGATGGAGAGCGAGAAGAAGGATGCCGAGGCGCAGTACGCCGAGCTGGGCGAGCAATATGAGGTCATCATGCATCAATACCGGCTGCTGCAGGCCGAACAGGAGCTGAAGGCGGAGCAAACCGCCCAGCTCGAAGAAGAACATAAGAAGCTGAAGGAAGAGTACGCCAAGCTTCAAGTCGAATACAATGAATGGATTGAACTGATCGAGCAGGACCAGCGATAA